In one window of Candidatus Binatia bacterium DNA:
- a CDS encoding histone deacetylase yields the protein MLPTAIVIDQSYARHQAGRHHPERPERITALVAWAEEVQDTVETLPARYATIEEICRAHDSTYVQRVAATAQQPLVHFDPDTAACAETYDTARLAAGGLLTLLEAIVQGGVENGFALVRPPGHHAEFDRAMGFCFFNNVVIGAEHLRQRFGVERVLIVDWDVHHGNGTQHFYERDPNVLYFSLHQWPLYPGTGNVTEVGHGPGEGFTVNLPLPAHTGDAEIYHLAQRILRPIALAFRPDFVLVSAGFDGHRRDPLADLALTDVGYRYLARTLIDVAYASAGGRIALVLEGGYDLTALVQCTHAVTRELAGDRPELPEPPLTDPAQALLRRFQSAFERYWPV from the coding sequence ATGCTTCCCACAGCGATTGTCATCGATCAGAGCTACGCACGCCACCAAGCGGGCAGGCACCATCCAGAGCGGCCCGAGCGCATCACCGCATTGGTGGCTTGGGCCGAGGAAGTCCAAGATACCGTAGAAACCCTGCCTGCCCGCTACGCCACGATCGAAGAAATTTGCCGGGCGCATGATTCCACTTACGTCCAACGCGTCGCAGCCACTGCTCAGCAACCCCTCGTCCACTTCGACCCCGACACTGCCGCCTGCGCGGAGACGTACGACACGGCGCGCCTGGCTGCGGGGGGCTTGCTCACGCTGCTCGAGGCCATTGTGCAAGGCGGGGTGGAAAACGGCTTTGCCCTGGTGCGTCCGCCCGGGCACCACGCTGAGTTCGATCGGGCGATGGGCTTTTGCTTTTTCAACAACGTCGTCATCGGCGCCGAGCACTTGCGGCAGCGCTTCGGTGTGGAGCGCGTGCTCATCGTCGACTGGGACGTACACCACGGCAACGGTACGCAGCACTTTTACGAACGCGATCCGAACGTGCTTTACTTCTCCCTCCACCAATGGCCGCTCTATCCGGGAACCGGAAATGTGACCGAGGTCGGCCACGGCCCAGGGGAGGGCTTTACCGTCAACCTGCCCTTACCTGCGCACACGGGTGACGCTGAGATCTACCACCTCGCGCAGCGCATTCTCCGCCCAATCGCGCTTGCGTTCCGGCCCGACTTCGTTCTCGTCTCCGCTGGCTTCGACGGCCACCGCCGCGACCCGCTCGCCGATCTTGCGCTTACGGATGTCGGCTATCGGTACTTGGCCCGCACGTTGATCGATGTCGCATACGCGAGTGCCGGCGGGCGCATCGCCCTCGTTCTCGAGGGTGGCTACGATCTCACCGCGCTCGTGCAATGCACGCACGCGGTCACCCGCGAGCTCGCCGGCGACCGGCCCGAACTCCCCGAGCCACCACTAACCGACCCTGCCCAAGCCCTACTCCGCCGCTTCCAATCAGCTTTCGAACGCTATTGGCCGGTGTGA